The Zea mays subsp. mays mitochondrion, complete genome genome contains a region encoding:
- the orf206 gene encoding hypothetical protein, which produces MKFLASHMVEYTIKPLMRNKKLYQLSIYRKKRGNKKLVFHLRDSYTQLPNSLETLAKTLCPHLGSKGSIAHDEVQVSSLQENRAQLLDYMELDISLLGDVMLRAKSIYWTRYNVDIGVCLTLSSLAKKIYRMKYLQNMNENEIHEGICGSHQGARTLAKRVLRDGFYWLAYFASRSVIFSESQFEKCQYHSRMTHRPPTTLTSIVT; this is translated from the coding sequence ATGAAGTTTTTAGCCAGTCATATGGTCGAGTACACCATCAAACCGCTGATGAGGAACAAGAAGCTTTACCAGTTATCAATTTATAGGAAAAAAAGGGGGAATAAGAAATTGGTGTTCCATCTACGAGATTCATACACTCAACTCCCTAATAGTCTAGAAACATTGGCTAAGACTTTATGTCCGCACTTAGGTTCAAAAGGCTCAATAGCACATGACGAAGTTCAAGTGTCTTCTCTTCAGGAGAATAGAGCCCAATTGTTGGATTATATGGAGCTGGATATCAGTCTTTTAGGTGATGTGATGCTTCGGGCTAAATCAATTTATTGGACTAGATACAATGTGGATATCGGGGTATGTTTGACATTGTCATCGCTAGCTAAAAAAATATATCGAATGAAGTATTTGCAAAATATGAATGAAAATGAGATTCACGAAGGGATTTGTGGCAGCCATCAAGGAGCCAGAACCTTAGCTAAGCGAGTCCTACGAGATGGGTTTTATTGGCTGGCCTACTTTGCGAGCAGAAGCGTAATATTTAGTGAGTCTCAGTTTGAAAAGTGCCAGTACCACAGTCGTATGACTCACAGACCTCCGACAACCTTGACGAGTATAGTGACCTGA